The stretch of DNA CAAAATCACCAAGATGGCCTGTATCACCAAAGCCGGCAAGATCACCTTATTGGGTATGATTTTATGCTTTAAATCGATGGCAGCGACCAGCAGAAGAATGGAGGTGAAGAATGAAGCCGATAAAAACCTGGTGCTCGGCCCGAATTTTAAGAAGCAAAATAAAAACAGGAGTCCAGTCAATAGTTCCACCAGGGGATATTGAATGGATATCCGCCCTTCACAGTAACGACACCTGCCCTTGAGCAGAAGATAGCTGACAAGCGGAATATTGTCATAAATCTTGATGACTCCTCCGCAGTGGGGACAATGAGAGTTGGGGAAAATGATTGATTCTTTCCTTGGAAGACGGTAAATACAAACATTCAAGAAGCTTCCAACGGCTAATCCGAATATGAAAAAGACCAATCCCATTATCCCCTTTAGCATATCTCCTCCTCCATTTCGAGAGCCATTCAATGACCCTTTAAATTTTATCGACCTCTTCGCCGCCATTATTTAACCATATAAATTAACTTTAGTTTGGCAAAT from Actinomycetota bacterium encodes:
- a CDS encoding prepilin peptidase, with the protein product MLKGIMGLVFFIFGLAVGSFLNVCIYRLPRKESIIFPNSHCPHCGGVIKIYDNIPLVSYLLLKGRCRYCEGRISIQYPLVELLTGLLFLFCFLKFGPSTRFLSASFFTSILLLVAAIDLKHKIIPNKVILPALVIQAILVILSNPQAMSSSLIGFFIGGGLLLLVALLAHLFLRREGMGGGDIKLAAFLGIFLGWYVLIALFLGFLLGAIAGIALIIFKEMSRRDIIPFGPFLALGGLITLFFGPQIFHYYLSLCSLRFFRL